One window of Papaver somniferum cultivar HN1 chromosome 9, ASM357369v1, whole genome shotgun sequence genomic DNA carries:
- the LOC113310801 gene encoding 2-oxoglutarate dehydrogenase, mitochondrial-like yields the protein MTWFRAASSVAKLAAKRNLTQVRSYTTRTRLIPSQARGFHSTIFNSKAASSAPVPRAVPLSRLTDSFLDGTSSVYLEELQRAWEADPSSVDESWDNFFRNFVGQAATSPGISGQTIQESMRLLLLVRAYQVNGHMKANLDPLALEEREIPDELDPALYGFTEADLDREFFLGVWKMAGFLSENRPVQTLRGILTRLEQAYCGSVGYEYMHIADREKCNWLRDKIETPTPRQYNQQRREVMLDRLMWSTQFENFLATKWTAAKRFGLEGGETLIPGMKEMFDRAADLGVESIVIGMSHRGRLNVLGNVVRKPLAQIFSEFSGGIKPIDEVGLYTGTGDVKYHLGTSYDRPTRGGKRIHLSLVANPSHLEAVDPVVVGKTRAKQYYSNDVERTKNLGILIHGDGSFAGQGVVYETLHLSALPNYTTGGTIHIVVNNQVAFTTDPSAGRSSQYCTDVAKALNAPILHVNGDDLEAVVHVCELAAEWRQMFHSDVVVDIVCYRRFGHNEIDEPSFTQPKMYQVIRNHPSALEIYQKKLVEQGQIGEDDIDRIHSKVSGILNEEFLKSKDYVPKKRDWLSAYWTGFKSPEQISRVHNTGVKPEILKTVGKAITTLPETFKPHRAVKKIFEQRAQMIETEEGIDWAVGEALAFATLLVEGNHVRLSGQDVERGTFSHRHAVLHDQLSGDKYCPLDHIVMNQNEELFTVSNSSLSEFGVLGFELGYSMENPNSLVIWEAQFGDFSNGAQVIFDQFLSSGESKWLRQTGLVVLLPHGYDGQGPEHSSARLERFLQMSDDNPYVIPEMDPTLRKQIQECNWQVVNITTPANYFHVLRRQIHREFRKPLVVMAPKNLLRHKDCKSNLSEFDDVQGHPGFDKQGTRFKRLIKDQNDHSDLEEGIRRLVLCSGKVYYELDEERKKAQGKDVAICRVEQLCPFPYDLIQRELKRYPNAEIVWCQEEPMNMGAYNYIAPRLWTAMRALGRGGLDDIKYVGRAPSAATATGFYTVHTKEQTELVKKAIQPEPIQQYAC from the exons ATGACGTGGTTCAGAGCTGCATCTAGTGTAGCAAAGTTAGCTGCTAAGAGAAATCTAACTCAAGTAAGATCTTACACGACAAGAACACGGTTAATCCCTTCACAAGCACGAGGTTTCCATTCGACGATTTTCAACTCAAAAGCAGCTTCATCAGCGCCAGTCCCACGTGCAGTGCCTCTTTCAAGGCTAACTGATAGTTTTCTTGATGGAACAAGTAGTGTTTACTTAGAGGAGTTGCAAAGAGCTTGGGAAGCTGACCCGAGTAGCGTGGATGAATCATGGGATAATTTCTTCAGGAATTTTGTTGGTCAAGCTGCAACATCTCCAGGGATATCGGGGCAGACAATACAAGAAAGTATGCGTTTGTTGTTGCTTGTAAGAGCGTATCAGGTTAATGGACATATGAAGGCTAATTTGGATCCGTTAGCTTTGGAGGAACGTGAAATTCCTGATGAATTGGACCCTGCTCTTTATGGGTTTACTGAGGCTGATCTTGACAGGGAGTTCTTTCTTGGGGTGTGGAAGATGGCTGGGTTTTTGTCTGAGAATCGTCCTGTCCAAACACTTAGAGGTATCCTGACTCGTCTGGAGCAGGCATATTGTGGAAGTGTTGGGTATGAGTATATGCATATTGCAGATCGTGAAAAGTGTAACTGGTTGAGAGACAAAATCGAAACACCAACCCCAAGGCAATATAACCAGCAGCGTCGTGAAGTTATGCTTGATAGACTTATGTGGAGCACGCAGTTTGAGAATTTCCTGGCAACAAAGTGGACGGCTGCAAAAAGGTTTGGCCTCGAAGGCGGTGAAACTCTGATTCCTGGTATGAAAGAGATGTTTGACAGGGCAGCAGATCTTGGGGTTGAGAGCATTGTTATTGGGATGTCACATAGAGGGAGATTGAACGTTCTGGGCAATGTCGTCAGAAAGCCACTTGCTCAGATTTTCAGTGAATTTAGTGGAGGTATAAAGCCCATTGACGAAGTTGGGCTTTACACAGGAACTGGTGACGTCAAGTACCACTTGGGAACTTCTTATGATCGGCCAACAAGGGGTGGAAAGAGAATCCATCTATCTTTGGTTGCAAATCCAAGTCATTTGGAGGCTGTCGATCCTGTTGTGGTTGGAAAAACACGAGCAAAACAATATTACTCTAATGATGTGGAGAGGACAAAAAATTTGGGTATATTGATTCATGGAGATGGAAGTTTTGCAGGTCAGGGTGTGGTCTATGAGACACTGCATCTTAGTGCCCTTCCTAACTATACAACTGGTGGAACTATCCATATTGTAGTGAACAACCAAGTGGCCTTCACAACTGATCCAAGCGCTGGGAGATCTTCACAATATTGCACTGATGTTGCAAAGGCGTTGAATGCACCAATTCTCCATGTTAATGGTGATGACTTGGAAGCAGTTGTTCATGTTTGTGAGCTTGCAGCAGAGTGGCGCCAGATGTTTCATTCTGACGTGGTGGTTGATATAGTTTGTTATCGTCGATTCGGGCACAATGAGATCGATGAGCCATCATTTACGCAACCTAAAATGTATCAG GTCATCCGAAACCATCCATCAGCCCTTGAGATTTACCAGAAGAAACTTGTAGAGCAAGGACAGATTGGAGAGGATGACATAGACAGAATACATAGCAAAGTTAGTGGCATTCTGAATGAAGAGTTCCTTAAGAGCAAAGATTATGTTCCGAAAAAAAGGGACTGGCTTTCAGCTTATTGGACTGGATTTAAATCACCTGAACAGATTTCACGTGTCCATAACACTGG GGTCAAGCCAGAGATATTGAAGACTGTTGGCAAAGCAATAACAACCCTTCCAGAGACTTTTAAGCCTCACAGAGCAGTCAAAAAGATATTTGAGCAGCGTGCTCAGATGATTGAAACAGAAGAGGGCATCGACTGGGCAGTGGGAGAAGCACTTGCTTTTGCTACACTGCTAGTGGAAGGTAATCATGTCAGGTTGAGTGGTCAGGATGTGGAAAGAGGTACGTTTAGCCACCGACATGCAGTACTTCATGATCAGCTAAGCGGGGATAAATATTGTCCTCTCGACCACATTGTGATGAACCAGAATGAGGAACTGTTTACTGTCAGCAACAG TTCGCTCTCTGAATTTGGTGTCCTTGGGTTTGAATTGGGTTATTCAATGGAAAATCCAAATTCGCTAGTTATATGGGAGGCCCAGTTTGGTGATTTTTCCAATGGGGCTCAGGTGATATTTGATCAGTTTTTGAGCAGTGGGGAGTCGAAGTGGCTGCGTCAAACTGGACTAGTTGTCCTACTACCTCATGGTTATGATGGTCAGGGTCCTGAACATTCAAGTGCCCGACTGGAGCGTTTCCTTCAG ATGAGTGATGACAATCCTTATGTTATACCTGAGATGGATCCAACACTTCGGAAGCAGATTCAAGAATGCAATTGGCAGGTTGTGAACATCACAACCCCTGCTAACTATTTCCATGTCCTTCGGCGCCAG ATTCACAGAGAATTCCGGAAGCCACTTGTTGTGATGGCTCCTAAAAACCTTCTTCGCCACAAAGACTGCAAGTCAAACCTATCCGAGTTTGATGATGTCCAAGGTCACCCAGGATTCGACAAGCAGGGCACCCGATTCAAACGTCTCATTAAGGATCAGAACGACCACTCCGATCTTGAGGAGGGCATCAGGCGCCTGGTTCTGTGCTCTGGAAAG GTTTATTATGAGCTTGATGAAGAGCGTAAGAAAGCTCAGGGAAAAGATGTTGCAATCTGCAGGGTGGAGCAGCTATGCCCTTTCCCATATGACCTAATCCAGCGAGAATTGAAGAGATATCCTA ATGCAGAGATTGTGTGGTGCCAAGAAGAGCCAATGAACATGGGTGCCTACAACTACATTGCACCTAGACTATGGACCGCAATGAGGGCACTTGGCCGAGGAGGTTTGGATGATATTAAATACGTGGGTCGTGCTCCTTCTGCTGCAACTGCCACTGGTTTCTATACAGTGCACACGAAAGAGCAGACCGAACTTGTGAAGAAAGCGATTCAGCCTGAACCAATCCAACAATATGCTTGCTGA